The following coding sequences are from one Seonamhaeicola sp. ML3 window:
- a CDS encoding transglutaminase family protein: protein MIYQVLHTTTYNYEHGVSFCHNIATLKPKDVVGQKLLDYHLDINPIPEEISEKIDFFGNIITRFSIQKQHSKLKVTAKSKILKEAHNIPSIYNNPDAQKITLQQALLHLKSNSSEVRHIKQFCLESVLVANITSNIKDYAEVSFKPNRSIFEAAFELMQRIYTDFEFNPEVTNVATPIHEVMIIKKGVCQDFAQIAIACVRSIGLPARYVSGYIETIPPPGKEKLIGTDASHAWFSIFIPYFGWVDFDPTNNQIPSNQHIIISHGRDYYDVPPLKGVIYSTGKNKMKVSVDIRPIE from the coding sequence ATGATTTATCAAGTTTTACATACTACCACATACAATTATGAGCATGGAGTGTCATTTTGCCATAATATAGCCACTCTTAAGCCTAAAGATGTTGTGGGACAAAAGTTACTAGATTATCATTTAGATATTAATCCCATTCCAGAAGAAATTTCGGAGAAAATTGATTTTTTCGGAAATATCATTACAAGATTTTCAATTCAAAAACAACATTCAAAATTAAAAGTTACCGCTAAGAGTAAAATTTTAAAAGAGGCTCATAATATTCCTAGTATTTATAACAATCCTGATGCCCAAAAAATCACATTACAACAAGCATTATTGCATTTAAAAAGTAATTCTTCTGAAGTACGTCATATCAAACAATTTTGTTTAGAATCTGTTTTAGTGGCTAATATAACATCTAATATTAAAGATTATGCCGAAGTTTCATTCAAACCAAATAGATCAATTTTTGAAGCGGCTTTTGAATTAATGCAGCGTATTTATACAGATTTTGAATTTAATCCTGAAGTTACAAATGTAGCCACACCCATTCATGAAGTCATGATAATAAAAAAGGGAGTTTGTCAAGATTTTGCCCAAATAGCCATTGCCTGTGTGCGTTCTATTGGTTTACCTGCCCGCTATGTTAGTGGGTATATAGAAACTATACCACCTCCAGGCAAAGAAAAACTTATTGGAACAGATGCTTCTCATGCTTGGTTTTCAATATTTATACCATATTTTGGGTGGGTAGATTTTGACCCCACAAACAACCAAATACCATCAAATCAACACATAATAATTTCTCATGGTAGAGATTATTACGATGTTCCTCCATTAAAAGGTGTTATTTATAGTACTGGAAAAAATAAAATGAAAGTATCCGTAGATATTAGACCCATAGAGTAA
- a CDS encoding circularly permuted type 2 ATP-grasp protein has translation MHSNILFQNYFSDFKDYDEVLKSDLSINPNWGKLLKNLTQYGNQGLIDKQNEINWLLEENGVTYNVYNDPKGMQRSWRLNIVPFLVHQNEWVTIERGITQRAELLNLILNDIYGKHELINNGIIPPEVIYGHRGFLRQCDQIQYKTAKQLLIYAADLARGPDGRMWVVNDRTQAPSGMGYALENRYSLSKMMPNLFKDINIKQPTQFFSEFNQMLIDSAPNNVINPNIVILTPGPLNETYFDHAYMASFLGYPLVTGNDLVVRNGKVWMKTLKALKQVDVILKRVDDAFMDPLELREDSYLGVAGLLEVVRNNQVAIVNPIGAGVLENSGLIPFMNGICNYFFNEDLILPQIASWWCGQERERNHVLNNMREFVIKNIDRSNREYLHFCEFLDDASLSTLKDEILLNPYKFVAQEKISFSTAPDFLNGTLEPRKVMCRTFAIANNSTYSVMPGGLVRVAAERENLFVSNQRGGISKDFWIISDEFQYNIQSYSWNDNSRISVSDINHLPSNTAENLYWSGRYLGRALTTARYLRMVLNRMNNEQYNNQNAESRSLVYLYKSVTNITSTFPGFVGKNSEKTLQDPIEEILSLLLDENRIGSFAQTLSSFNHAYYSLRNLWSRDMWRVFDSIKKLWDKFKENETRSIPDLTKLLDRVITRLIAFMGLIEESILVSQGLLLYFIGLQTEQAMMHIAKLRALLVFNYSEQLQYEILESFLTSHESLNIYRYSYRSYLSVENVIRLVMLDAEYTKSLTYQFKRIQKDIQKLPQLEANSSVNNYYSTYISEAIKIIENLDIIKLLELNGTETLRQNLDEVLSELSNLLHKSSIALSDTYFNHAYQQKQLVNQNFPLA, from the coding sequence ATGCATTCTAACATACTATTTCAAAACTATTTCTCCGATTTCAAAGACTACGATGAAGTTTTGAAATCCGATTTATCCATTAATCCTAATTGGGGAAAATTACTTAAAAATTTAACCCAATACGGAAACCAAGGATTAATTGATAAACAAAACGAAATTAATTGGCTTTTAGAAGAGAATGGTGTTACATACAATGTTTATAATGACCCGAAAGGAATGCAACGCTCATGGCGATTAAACATTGTTCCCTTTTTAGTTCATCAAAATGAATGGGTAACTATAGAACGTGGTATTACCCAAAGAGCCGAATTATTAAACCTTATTTTAAATGATATCTACGGTAAGCACGAGCTTATTAATAATGGCATTATTCCTCCAGAAGTTATTTATGGACATAGAGGATTTTTAAGACAGTGTGACCAAATTCAGTACAAAACTGCAAAACAATTATTAATATATGCTGCAGATTTAGCACGTGGACCTGACGGCCGTATGTGGGTTGTTAACGACAGAACACAGGCTCCTTCAGGTATGGGATATGCCTTAGAAAACAGATACTCTTTGAGTAAAATGATGCCCAATCTGTTTAAGGATATTAATATTAAACAGCCTACCCAGTTCTTTTCGGAGTTTAATCAAATGTTAATTGATTCGGCGCCAAATAACGTCATAAACCCTAATATTGTTATTTTAACACCAGGGCCCTTAAACGAAACATATTTTGACCATGCCTATATGGCATCTTTCCTAGGATATCCGCTAGTTACCGGAAATGACCTTGTAGTTAGAAATGGAAAAGTATGGATGAAAACCCTGAAAGCTCTTAAGCAAGTTGATGTTATTCTAAAACGTGTTGACGATGCCTTCATGGACCCTCTAGAGTTAAGAGAAGATTCATATTTAGGAGTTGCCGGTTTACTAGAAGTAGTAAGAAACAATCAGGTTGCTATTGTCAATCCCATTGGTGCTGGCGTTCTTGAAAACTCCGGTTTAATACCTTTTATGAATGGTATTTGTAATTATTTCTTCAACGAAGACTTAATATTGCCACAAATTGCTTCCTGGTGGTGCGGACAAGAAAGGGAACGCAATCATGTTCTCAATAATATGAGAGAATTTGTAATTAAAAATATCGACCGCTCAAATAGAGAATATCTTCATTTTTGTGAATTTTTAGATGACGCATCGCTAAGTACATTAAAAGATGAAATACTGCTAAATCCATATAAGTTTGTGGCCCAAGAAAAAATTTCGTTTTCAACGGCACCAGATTTTTTGAATGGTACTTTAGAACCCAGAAAAGTGATGTGTAGAACATTTGCCATCGCAAATAACAGTACTTACAGCGTAATGCCAGGTGGTTTGGTAAGAGTAGCCGCAGAAAGGGAAAACTTGTTTGTATCTAATCAACGAGGAGGTATAAGTAAAGATTTTTGGATTATCTCTGATGAGTTTCAATACAATATTCAAAGTTATTCTTGGAATGATAACAGCAGAATATCGGTATCAGACATTAATCATTTGCCAAGTAATACGGCCGAAAACCTGTATTGGTCTGGAAGGTATTTAGGTAGAGCTCTCACAACTGCTCGTTATTTGCGTATGGTTTTAAACCGAATGAATAACGAACAATATAACAACCAAAATGCCGAATCTAGAAGTTTGGTTTATCTGTATAAATCCGTAACTAATATTACCTCTACGTTTCCAGGATTTGTTGGTAAAAATTCAGAAAAAACGTTACAAGACCCAATAGAAGAGATTTTGTCTTTACTTTTAGATGAAAACCGAATTGGTAGTTTTGCTCAGACCCTTTCAAGTTTTAATCATGCTTACTATTCTTTACGAAACTTATGGTCCAGAGATATGTGGCGTGTATTTGATAGCATAAAAAAATTATGGGATAAATTTAAAGAGAACGAAACCCGTTCTATTCCAGACCTCACAAAACTACTTGATCGTGTTATAACTAGACTCATAGCGTTTATGGGGCTTATTGAAGAAAGTATACTAGTAAGCCAAGGACTTTTATTATATTTTATAGGTTTGCAAACCGAACAAGCCATGATGCATATTGCAAAATTAAGAGCACTTTTGGTTTTTAATTATTCTGAACAGTTACAGTATGAAATTCTAGAATCATTTTTAACAAGTCATGAAAGTCTAAATATTTATAGGTACAGCTATCGTTCTTATTTAAGTGTGGAAAATGTGATTCGTTTAGTTATGCTTGATGCCGAATATACCAAATCTCTAACCTACCAATTTAAACGTATTCAAAAAGACATACAAAAGCTTCCACAACTTGAAGCTAATTCATCGGTAAACAACTACTATAGCACGTATATTTCTGAGGCTATTAAAATTATAGAAAACCTAGATATTATCAAGTTACTAGAATTAAATGGAACAGAAACTTTGCGTCAAAATCTTGATGAGGTTTTATCAGAACTTAGTAATTTATTACACAAAAGTAGCATTGCACTATCTGATACTTATTTTAATCATGCTTACCAACAAAAACAATTGGTTAATCAAAACTTTCCATTGGCTTAA
- a CDS encoding DUF2126 domain-containing protein, translated as MALKIVISHKTKYKYDRLVSLSPHIFRLRPAPHSRTPIEAYSIKIKPEKHFFNWQQDPFGNYLARLTFPEKTKELSIDVEIIADLKTINPFDFFVEKYAEDYPFQYVDTVKKELLPYLEITDNGPLLNEFLKTIDLSPRKTIFFLIDINRKINEFLNYSIRLDPGVQSCEETLHSKVGSCRDYAWLFVQVMRHLGFGARFVSGYLVQLKSDEKSLDGPSGPEEDFTDLHAWAEVYVPGAGWIGFDATSGLLAGEGHIPLACTPSFESAAPVTGMTDICETEFFYENTVKRIFESPRVTKPYTDEQWNAIYNLGFKVDEELEKDDVRLTMGGEPTFVSIDDMESAQWNTDADGPHKRELAKNLSARLYDEFGKGGVLHQAQGKWYPGEPLPRWSIEICWRKDGKPIWQNKKLLSLFSESEKLPKDADKKFLKTLTKYLGVSEKYIKPTYEDSFYFLWQEGQMPIDVDPTKEDGNLLVKEKLQNILKEGTTKPVGYVLPLNNSKGTWYSCDWTFRRKHLFLLPGNSPVGLRLPLNSLIQKPKQKEFPIFQLDQFSKQDKLPTYFDAVEKRYKEQKKASKNDYFIRTALCIEIRDDKLHIFLPPLDAIEYYLDLVTAIEATSKDLDIPVVFEGYNPPFDNRLQSLKITPDPGVIEVNVQPSKNWSELTYNTLSLYKHAKLSRLGTEKFMIDGKHTGTGGGNHVTLGGITPADSPLLRKPSLLRSLLTFWQHHPGLSYLFSGAFIGATSQAPRIDEARMENLYELEIAFSKIPKNGDVPFWLTDRLFRHLLTDLTGNTHRAEFCIDKLYSPDSTSGRLGILELRAFDMPPHAQMSLMQNLLVRTLVAWFWKKPYEHDLVRWGTELHDKFLIEHFVRKDINDVVKKLNKAGYAFKEDWFNPFFEFRFPLHGMVTINDIHIELRAAIEPWNVLGEEMSGGGTARYVDSSLERIQIKVTNFTNERYVITCNGVKVPLKPTDVKGEFVAGIRYKAWNPYSALHPTIGVDAPLVFDVVDTWNKRSIGGCTYFVAHPGGRSYESFPINSLEAESRRINRFWNFNHTQGDIIPDKHDVISKEEFKKIKKQINPKQFKYKELEINNEFPVTLDLRKK; from the coding sequence ATGGCATTAAAAATTGTTATTTCTCACAAAACAAAATATAAGTACGACAGACTTGTTTCTTTATCTCCTCACATATTTAGATTAAGACCTGCACCCCATAGCAGAACTCCTATTGAAGCATACTCAATAAAAATAAAACCAGAAAAACATTTTTTCAATTGGCAGCAAGACCCTTTTGGTAACTATTTGGCACGATTAACATTTCCTGAAAAAACTAAAGAACTTAGTATTGATGTAGAGATTATAGCCGATTTAAAAACTATAAATCCATTTGATTTTTTTGTTGAAAAGTATGCAGAAGATTATCCGTTTCAGTATGTAGATACTGTAAAGAAAGAACTATTGCCTTATTTAGAAATAACCGATAATGGTCCGTTGCTCAATGAATTTCTAAAAACTATTGATCTTTCTCCTAGAAAAACTATTTTTTTTCTGATTGATATAAATCGGAAAATAAACGAATTCTTGAATTACAGTATTCGCTTAGACCCGGGCGTTCAATCCTGCGAAGAAACATTACATTCTAAAGTTGGTTCTTGTAGGGATTATGCTTGGTTGTTTGTTCAGGTTATGAGGCATTTAGGTTTTGGAGCTAGATTCGTTTCTGGGTATTTGGTGCAATTAAAATCTGATGAAAAATCATTAGATGGTCCGTCCGGTCCTGAAGAAGATTTTACCGATTTACATGCTTGGGCAGAAGTTTACGTTCCAGGAGCTGGTTGGATAGGTTTCGACGCTACCTCTGGACTTCTAGCTGGTGAAGGTCATATTCCTTTGGCTTGTACACCCTCCTTTGAGAGTGCGGCACCTGTTACTGGAATGACTGATATTTGCGAAACAGAATTCTTCTATGAAAATACAGTAAAACGCATTTTTGAATCGCCTAGAGTTACAAAACCTTATACCGACGAGCAGTGGAACGCAATTTACAATCTTGGTTTTAAAGTTGATGAAGAATTGGAAAAAGACGATGTTAGATTAACCATGGGAGGTGAACCTACATTTGTTTCTATTGATGATATGGAGTCTGCACAGTGGAATACAGATGCCGATGGCCCTCACAAACGAGAACTTGCTAAAAATCTATCAGCTAGATTGTATGATGAATTTGGTAAAGGTGGTGTTTTGCATCAAGCACAAGGTAAATGGTATCCCGGTGAACCGCTACCCCGTTGGTCTATTGAGATTTGTTGGCGAAAAGACGGTAAGCCTATATGGCAAAACAAAAAGCTACTATCCCTTTTTTCAGAATCCGAAAAATTACCAAAGGACGCCGATAAAAAGTTTCTTAAAACATTAACCAAATATTTAGGTGTTTCAGAAAAGTATATAAAACCCACCTACGAAGATAGTTTTTACTTTTTGTGGCAAGAAGGTCAAATGCCTATTGATGTTGATCCCACAAAAGAAGATGGAAACCTATTGGTAAAAGAAAAACTTCAAAATATTTTAAAAGAAGGAACTACAAAACCTGTAGGGTACGTTTTACCACTCAACAATTCCAAAGGCACATGGTATAGTTGTGATTGGACATTTAGAAGAAAACATTTGTTTCTATTACCAGGGAACTCACCTGTTGGTTTAAGATTACCTTTAAATTCATTAATTCAAAAACCTAAGCAGAAAGAATTTCCCATCTTCCAACTGGACCAATTTTCTAAACAAGACAAATTACCAACTTATTTTGATGCAGTTGAAAAACGTTATAAAGAGCAAAAAAAAGCTTCAAAAAATGATTATTTTATACGTACTGCTTTGTGCATTGAAATTAGGGATGATAAACTTCATATCTTTTTACCTCCTTTAGATGCCATAGAGTATTATTTAGATTTAGTAACCGCTATTGAAGCTACTTCAAAAGACTTGGATATTCCAGTTGTTTTTGAAGGCTATAACCCACCATTTGATAACCGCTTACAATCACTAAAAATAACACCAGACCCTGGTGTTATTGAAGTGAACGTACAACCGTCGAAAAACTGGAGTGAATTAACATATAATACGCTCTCACTCTATAAACATGCTAAGTTATCGCGCTTAGGCACCGAAAAGTTTATGATAGATGGGAAGCATACAGGTACAGGTGGTGGAAATCATGTAACCTTGGGCGGTATAACTCCTGCTGATAGTCCGCTTCTTAGAAAACCAAGTTTATTAAGAAGTTTATTAACCTTTTGGCAACATCATCCGGGGTTATCATATTTGTTTTCAGGTGCGTTTATTGGAGCTACAAGTCAAGCACCACGTATTGATGAGGCTCGTATGGAAAACCTTTACGAACTAGAAATTGCCTTTAGTAAAATTCCTAAAAATGGTGACGTCCCTTTTTGGCTAACAGATAGGTTATTTAGACATCTTTTAACCGATTTAACAGGGAACACACACCGAGCAGAATTCTGTATAGACAAATTATATTCACCAGACTCAACCTCAGGGCGTTTAGGTATTTTAGAATTACGAGCTTTTGACATGCCTCCGCATGCTCAAATGAGTTTAATGCAAAACTTATTAGTACGTACACTAGTTGCTTGGTTTTGGAAAAAACCTTATGAACATGATTTAGTTCGTTGGGGTACAGAATTACATGATAAGTTTTTAATTGAACACTTTGTTAGAAAGGACATAAATGATGTTGTTAAAAAACTAAATAAAGCTGGATACGCGTTTAAAGAAGATTGGTTTAATCCATTTTTTGAATTTAGATTTCCGCTGCATGGTATGGTTACGATAAACGATATTCATATTGAGTTGCGCGCTGCCATAGAACCTTGGAATGTTTTAGGCGAAGAAATGAGTGGTGGTGGTACTGCCAGATATGTAGATTCGTCTTTGGAACGTATTCAAATTAAAGTTACTAATTTTACAAATGAAAGGTATGTAATTACTTGTAACGGTGTAAAAGTACCTTTAAAACCAACTGATGTTAAAGGTGAATTTGTTGCGGGTATTCGTTACAAAGCTTGGAACCCCTATTCTGCTCTACATCCTACTATTGGTGTAGATGCGCCATTAGTTTTTGATGTTGTTGACACCTGGAATAAACGTTCTATAGGGGGATGTACTTATTTTGTTGCGCATCCCGGAGGACGTTCATACGAGTCCTTTCCTATTAATAGTTTAGAAGCCGAATCTAGAAGAATAAATCGTTTTTGGAATTTTAATCACACCCAAGGTGATATTATTCCAGATAAACATGATGTAATTAGTAAAGAGGAATTTAAAAAGATTAAAAAACAAATTAATCCAAAGCAATTTAAATACAAAGAATTGGAAATTAACAACGAATTTCCCGTTACTTTAGATTTAAGAAAGAAGTAG
- a CDS encoding GMP reductase, with protein sequence MRIEYDIKLGFKDVMIRPKRSTLKSRSEVSLEREFKFLHSPFSWNGIPIMAANMDTVGTFEMAKSLAQKKLFTAIHKHYSVSDWKAFALTLPETSFDYIAVSTGISEQDSKKLAQVLEYNPLIKFICIDVANGYSEYFADFVKQTRALYPDKVIIAGNVVTGEMVEELLLSGADIVKVGIGPGSVCTTRVKTGVGYPQLSAIIECADAAHGLGGQIISDGGCSIPGDIAKAFGAGADFVMLGGMLAGHDESGGETIEKNGKPYKQFYGMSSSTAMNKHVGGVAEYRASEGKTVEVPYRGEVENTLQDILGGLRSTCTYVGAQRLKELTKRTTFIRVAEQENQVYNQ encoded by the coding sequence ATGAGAATTGAATATGATATAAAATTAGGGTTTAAAGACGTTATGATTCGTCCAAAACGATCTACGCTTAAAAGTAGATCTGAGGTAAGTTTAGAAAGGGAGTTTAAATTTCTTCACAGTCCGTTTTCTTGGAATGGCATACCAATTATGGCAGCTAACATGGATACCGTTGGAACCTTTGAAATGGCTAAATCTTTAGCTCAAAAAAAATTATTTACAGCAATTCACAAACACTATTCTGTTTCAGACTGGAAAGCTTTCGCGCTAACCTTACCAGAAACAAGCTTCGATTATATTGCTGTGAGTACAGGAATAAGCGAACAAGATTCGAAGAAACTAGCCCAGGTTTTAGAATATAATCCACTCATAAAATTTATTTGTATTGATGTAGCTAATGGCTACTCTGAATACTTTGCCGATTTTGTTAAACAAACTAGAGCACTTTATCCTGATAAAGTAATCATAGCAGGTAATGTAGTCACTGGAGAAATGGTTGAGGAACTATTGCTCTCTGGGGCAGATATTGTTAAAGTTGGTATTGGCCCAGGATCTGTCTGTACCACACGAGTTAAGACTGGAGTTGGTTACCCCCAACTATCTGCTATTATAGAATGTGCCGATGCTGCACATGGTTTAGGTGGACAAATAATTAGTGATGGTGGATGCTCCATCCCTGGAGATATTGCCAAAGCATTTGGAGCAGGTGCCGATTTTGTTATGCTGGGCGGTATGCTTGCCGGCCATGATGAAAGTGGTGGAGAAACCATAGAAAAAAATGGCAAACCTTATAAGCAGTTTTACGGTATGAGCTCCTCCACAGCCATGAACAAGCATGTTGGAGGCGTTGCCGAATATAGAGCTAGCGAAGGTAAAACTGTCGAAGTGCCATACCGTGGCGAAGTTGAAAATACGTTACAAGATATTTTGGGAGGACTACGAAGTACATGTACTTATGTTGGTGCCCAACGATTAAAAGAATTAACTAAACGTACTACTTTTATTAGAGTAGCCGAACAGGAAAATCAAGTTTACAACCAATAA
- a CDS encoding response regulator: MNILLKFLRSNTKKILSVVVFVSVASILFLVYAFLENLFEVKAIIVSLFSIAIFLILILQYFLKNQLKNDVTRLNLNNRVVDLKFALKKAEKLAEQKSVYLANMSYEVRTPLNTVIGMLNMLKQTELDEDQSAQVEIATYSSMHLLQLVNMVTDNSEVDAGDFKLNMQTIDLETDLGRLFKVLEYQAWEKGLEFEFKFLAEEKDKFLVIGDTARIQQVLINLINNAIKFTNSGKISIIVDQSIGIDNEQIITFYVKDTGVGMKQAEVQSIFADTDKGLENSITRDYRGGGMGLSISHKLVGLMGGELKLETKENEGSTFYFSLQLKKTLSLKTAEQEFNPILKEKFNVLVAEDNRMNQKVIKFLLEREGADCTFVKNGLEALELYKILDFDMVFMDIYMPDMDGYEATKSIKRTQKYLSHKIPVIGVSASAFEEDLEHAKSSGIDEFLSKPIEVEKLKDLLVKYSKNKTMAE; this comes from the coding sequence ATGAATATCCTACTTAAGTTTTTAAGATCTAATACTAAAAAGATATTATCTGTTGTTGTTTTTGTTTCTGTTGCTTCCATACTCTTTTTGGTTTATGCTTTTTTGGAAAATTTATTTGAGGTAAAGGCAATAATCGTTTCCTTATTTTCTATTGCTATTTTTTTGATTCTCATACTGCAATATTTCCTAAAGAATCAGCTAAAAAATGATGTTACAAGATTGAATTTAAATAATAGGGTTGTAGATTTAAAATTTGCTTTGAAGAAGGCTGAAAAATTAGCTGAACAAAAATCTGTGTATTTAGCTAATATGAGTTATGAAGTGAGAACACCACTTAATACCGTAATTGGTATGTTAAATATGCTGAAGCAGACCGAATTAGATGAAGATCAAAGTGCGCAGGTTGAAATAGCCACTTACTCCTCTATGCATTTGTTACAGCTTGTAAATATGGTCACAGATAATTCTGAGGTTGATGCGGGAGATTTTAAACTCAATATGCAAACCATAGATTTAGAAACAGATTTAGGAAGGCTTTTTAAAGTTTTAGAATATCAAGCTTGGGAGAAAGGTTTGGAGTTTGAATTTAAATTTTTGGCAGAAGAGAAGGATAAGTTTTTAGTTATAGGGGATACAGCTAGAATTCAGCAAGTACTCATTAACCTTATTAATAACGCTATTAAGTTCACCAATTCTGGTAAAATATCTATAATAGTAGATCAAAGTATTGGTATTGATAACGAACAAATCATCACATTTTATGTAAAGGATACCGGTGTAGGCATGAAACAAGCAGAGGTGCAGAGTATTTTTGCAGATACAGATAAGGGGCTTGAAAATTCTATAACCAGAGACTACAGAGGTGGTGGCATGGGACTTTCAATATCGCACAAATTAGTAGGTTTAATGGGAGGGGAGTTGAAATTAGAAACCAAAGAGAATGAAGGGTCTACATTTTATTTTAGCCTACAGTTAAAGAAAACCTTGAGCTTGAAAACAGCTGAGCAAGAATTTAACCCAATTTTAAAGGAAAAGTTTAATGTTTTGGTTGCCGAGGATAACAGAATGAACCAAAAGGTTATTAAGTTTCTACTGGAACGAGAAGGGGCAGACTGTACTTTTGTTAAAAATGGTTTAGAAGCACTAGAACTATACAAGATATTGGATTTTGATATGGTCTTTATGGACATCTACATGCCAGATATGGATGGTTATGAGGCTACCAAATCCATAAAACGCACCCAAAAATATTTGTCTCATAAAATTCCAGTAATTGGAGTTTCTGCAAGTGCATTCGAGGAAGACTTAGAACATGCTAAGTCTAGTGGTATTGATGAGTTCTTATCTAAACCAATAGAAGTTGAAAAACTCAAGGATTTATTGGTTAAATATTCGAAAAATAAAACAATGGCCGAGTAG
- a CDS encoding Rid family detoxifying hydrolase: MKKVISTTKAPAPLGPYNQAILNENTLYISGQIAIDVETGSLVLEDITSETHCVMKNLKAILEAAEMTFEHVLKSSIFISDMNNFKTINEVYGSYFDETTAPARETVEVTRLPKDVNVEISMIASK, translated from the coding sequence ATGAAAAAAGTTATTTCTACAACTAAAGCACCTGCCCCACTTGGTCCATACAACCAAGCTATATTAAATGAAAATACATTGTACATTTCTGGACAGATCGCAATAGATGTTGAAACAGGAAGTCTTGTTTTAGAGGATATAACCTCAGAAACTCATTGTGTGATGAAAAACTTAAAAGCCATTTTAGAAGCTGCTGAAATGACTTTTGAACATGTCTTAAAGTCGTCGATTTTTATTAGCGACATGAACAACTTTAAAACCATTAACGAAGTTTACGGTAGTTATTTTGACGAGACTACTGCTCCAGCTAGAGAAACCGTTGAAGTAACAAGATTGCCAAAAGATGTTAATGTAGAGATTAGTATGATTGCTTCGAAATAG